A genomic region of Synechococcus sp. NOUM97013 contains the following coding sequences:
- a CDS encoding vWA domain-containing protein gives MSELVIAGGVGTLLIMASGLALQSTGTLIHQSEEKTTLRQNSINGLRLLRSEVERSMHLVLNRTEAFTDEQSHINLNDNRYSSLVSDCKELVGERPFQPLFGVKMVELNQPVLYGMSTRSGGFTIERCGAPLTPDGKYNETANLFLSRVIDHIGAIPCRKEDELKEGESLASVCEEDGPDKSQILNSSDFTFTQGKTPSRTERQPALRIETDSNFKLVKFIDPTASEEGTEEDNITESFINKLGVGDKEVTYQPLYFTAFARADKRVENFGEEGVGGPLNGAFFQNITSSNVRFVIDGSGSMSACVMWGDGYGSWRTFYDPNLGRYRDTRQICALTRMEALISEMTMILEQLPNNTKVGLTSFSSKGYGNNKEWDASKDGLVRLGDENKRDSAIQFVNTLDNEKVTRWGGTDPWNAIQKAFDDTETDTLYLMSDGQPNRDRNGGSWSSRDHQSTANFYANENDDRKYDGKDRALIVNTTSLGLQSPWLEKLSELTQGYYNQIDKNSLEESQGSKS, from the coding sequence ATGAGTGAGTTGGTCATCGCTGGTGGTGTCGGAACACTCTTGATCATGGCTTCGGGCTTAGCCCTTCAATCGACCGGGACACTGATTCATCAATCCGAAGAGAAGACAACACTACGCCAAAATTCAATCAACGGGTTGCGATTACTACGATCAGAAGTTGAACGAAGCATGCATCTTGTTCTTAATCGAACAGAAGCATTTACTGACGAGCAAAGCCATATCAATTTGAACGACAACCGCTATTCATCCCTAGTTTCCGACTGCAAAGAGCTTGTGGGTGAGCGACCATTTCAGCCACTCTTCGGCGTAAAAATGGTGGAACTTAATCAACCTGTTCTGTATGGCATGAGTACAAGATCTGGTGGATTTACCATCGAGCGTTGTGGGGCTCCACTCACACCAGATGGGAAATACAATGAAACAGCAAATCTGTTCCTTTCCCGCGTTATCGATCATATTGGAGCCATTCCTTGCCGTAAAGAAGATGAGCTCAAAGAAGGCGAAAGCCTTGCTTCAGTATGCGAGGAAGATGGCCCTGATAAATCGCAGATCTTAAACAGCAGTGATTTTACCTTCACTCAAGGAAAGACTCCGAGCCGCACGGAACGTCAGCCAGCACTCCGAATCGAAACCGACAGCAACTTTAAACTAGTGAAGTTTATTGACCCTACCGCATCAGAGGAAGGTACTGAAGAGGACAACATCACCGAAAGCTTTATCAACAAGCTTGGCGTTGGCGACAAAGAAGTCACCTACCAACCGCTTTATTTCACCGCCTTTGCACGCGCTGACAAACGTGTAGAAAATTTTGGAGAAGAAGGAGTGGGTGGCCCTTTGAATGGAGCGTTTTTCCAAAACATTACCAGCAGTAATGTGCGCTTTGTCATCGATGGATCAGGATCGATGAGTGCCTGCGTGATGTGGGGAGATGGGTACGGCTCTTGGCGCACTTTTTACGATCCCAACCTTGGTCGTTACCGCGACACGCGCCAAATCTGTGCCCTCACGCGAATGGAAGCGCTGATCAGCGAGATGACTATGATCCTCGAGCAGCTACCCAACAACACCAAAGTAGGGCTTACATCCTTCAGCTCCAAAGGGTACGGCAATAACAAAGAATGGGATGCTTCTAAGGATGGATTAGTAAGACTTGGTGATGAAAACAAGCGCGATTCGGCCATCCAATTTGTCAACACGTTAGATAACGAAAAAGTTACAAGATGGGGTGGAACTGATCCATGGAATGCCATCCAAAAGGCATTCGACGACACTGAAACCGACACGCTTTATCTCATGTCAGATGGCCAGCCCAACCGAGACCGTAATGGAGGCAGTTGGTCGAGTAGGGACCACCAATCAACAGCTAATTTCTACGCCAATGAAAATGATGATCGAAAATATGATGGAAAAGATCGAGCACTCATTGTGAATACAACTTCTCTAGGGCTGCAATCACCATGGCTGGAGAAATTATCTGAATTGACACAGGGTTACTACAACCAGATCGACAAAAATTCCCTTGAGGAGAGTCAAGGTAGCAAAAGCTAG
- a CDS encoding Tfp pilus assembly protein FimT/FimU → MRQHSAGFTLLELIAGGALVAMGVSAVMPSLFRNMRQGEVDRYTQQLETGLFSLRAKLGQQKTSCTLKFEGAELTTFKSPKDLLEMKTHPERIECCNSDIKAANQAKNIDSGCTSGPNVGSLLAENLSGIEKDRVIRDRSLRLIEQEGTSISDAVEVAVNLENYELTPPGTSTMSDDLIFLIRSKESDQSKLRTRCLQISGTGTIFSASWNDTQSRCEK, encoded by the coding sequence ATGAGACAACATTCAGCAGGATTCACACTTCTCGAACTCATCGCTGGCGGAGCATTGGTAGCCATGGGCGTATCAGCCGTGATGCCCTCCTTATTTAGGAACATGCGACAAGGGGAGGTTGATCGCTACACCCAACAACTGGAAACAGGATTATTCAGTTTGCGGGCCAAACTTGGCCAACAAAAAACCAGCTGCACCTTGAAATTTGAGGGGGCTGAACTAACAACTTTTAAGTCGCCTAAAGACCTTCTGGAAATGAAAACGCATCCGGAAAGAATTGAATGCTGCAATAGCGACATCAAGGCAGCCAATCAAGCAAAGAACATCGACAGCGGATGCACCAGTGGACCTAATGTTGGCTCGTTATTGGCAGAGAATTTATCCGGAATTGAAAAAGACAGGGTCATTCGTGATCGGTCACTGCGACTAATCGAGCAAGAAGGAACTTCTATTTCCGATGCGGTTGAAGTGGCCGTCAATTTAGAAAATTATGAACTGACTCCACCGGGAACTAGCACCATGTCTGATGACCTCATCTTTTTGATCCGATCCAAAGAAAGCGACCAGAGCAAACTACGCACGCGATGCCTTCAGATTTCAGGAACAGGAACAATTTTCAGCGCTAGCTGGAATGACACACAATCAAGATGCGAAAAATGA
- a CDS encoding type IV pilin protein — translation MSLKSKMHQKKSLGFSLSEVLATVAITGLLSSVAIPSFKGNIDRSRQNEAVSSVSQIQTTIAAYADEYGSLPSQWSELNKISAVITNDGPAEDNNFEPITLLGGFYDVTITNDGNLFTITATPNDNSNLNVIACLDLANGASGMNKGTKDEETTTPNCG, via the coding sequence ATGAGTTTAAAAAGCAAAATGCACCAAAAAAAATCACTCGGATTTTCACTGAGTGAAGTTTTGGCAACCGTTGCCATCACTGGTTTGCTGTCAAGCGTGGCAATACCCAGCTTCAAAGGCAACATTGATCGCTCTAGACAAAACGAAGCCGTCTCCAGCGTGTCCCAAATTCAAACCACAATCGCTGCCTACGCCGATGAGTACGGCAGCCTTCCTAGCCAATGGAGTGAATTGAATAAAATCAGCGCGGTGATCACCAACGATGGTCCAGCTGAAGACAATAACTTCGAGCCCATCACACTCTTGGGTGGTTTTTATGATGTGACGATCACAAATGATGGCAATCTGTTCACCATCACAGCCACACCCAATGACAATTCCAATCTGAACGTCATCGCATGCCTCGACCTTGCCAACGGGGCCAGTGGGATGAATAAAGGGACAAAAGACGAAGAAACAACAACACCCAATTGTGGATAA
- a CDS encoding type IV pilin protein, which yields MTTLNSRLQLAMLNRKKSRNLLQKGFTLVELMIVIVIVGILSSVALPNFLSQSNKAKGTEAKSQISAIMKTAGGLYADGGMNAIDITGNPTCSRLGGPDNFVAADDTVNPAVAQSGGKFNYVCEKDGDILKVTATASAMDDSIETNTVQMTLNVPLGQIVTVTNQTSEMFGGTKADSKPTG from the coding sequence ATGACCACTCTCAACAGCCGGCTCCAGCTGGCCATGCTCAATCGCAAAAAAAGTCGCAATCTGCTCCAAAAGGGCTTCACCCTCGTGGAGCTGATGATCGTGATTGTGATTGTTGGAATCTTGAGCTCTGTAGCTTTACCCAATTTTCTCAGTCAGTCCAACAAAGCAAAAGGCACAGAAGCCAAATCCCAAATTTCAGCCATCATGAAAACTGCAGGTGGCCTTTATGCAGATGGCGGAATGAACGCCATTGACATTACTGGAAACCCAACTTGCAGCCGACTAGGAGGCCCAGATAATTTTGTTGCAGCTGATGATACCGTCAATCCTGCAGTGGCCCAATCAGGCGGAAAATTCAATTATGTTTGCGAAAAAGATGGAGACATCTTAAAGGTCACAGCAACAGCTAGTGCAATGGATGACTCCATCGAGACCAACACCGTCCAAATGACGCTGAATGTGCCATTGGGTCAAATCGTGACGGTTACAAACCAAACCAGCGAAATGTTCGGCGGAACAAAAGCAGACAGCAAGCCTACCGGCTAA
- a CDS encoding sensor histidine kinase KdpD — protein MTHQPLRSLRGWLQSTAVLTVIAGYTLLLGLNGALSDLQRRQQHRDLIQALVEQVSAGQPVPEAWKGIGLEVSLLAQGADKPPRIQPAASGEQWLVSRRAVQLPSGEQRWLELRQNVTASLEQERTTQLLLVAAAGVSILFTSLLLRPVLRRGLVVPLDQLDQQLQRLEADNLGEHLLDPAAQPEELRSMAIAFNNLQQRLAAAWKRERAFVDGVAHELRTPITVISGHAQRLQRQSLPESAQRSADRVSAEALRMTRLLRVLRDLALIDAGRVQLHASALDPEAQLLQIYETLSTSAAGRLQLPQPAESPLPALWADADRLQQCLQELVGNALAYASGSIQLQAQHDGDQLVLQVLDQGPGIRETERALVLQRFRRGSTAAGTRGTGIGLALVDAWMRAMDGEVVIAEAPGGGADLQLRFSWAPPEP, from the coding sequence TTGACACACCAGCCGCTGCGGTCATTAAGAGGGTGGCTTCAGTCCACGGCCGTGCTCACGGTGATTGCCGGCTACACCCTGTTGCTGGGTCTCAACGGTGCCCTCTCGGATCTGCAACGGCGTCAGCAGCATCGTGACCTGATTCAGGCCCTCGTTGAACAGGTGTCTGCTGGTCAACCGGTCCCTGAGGCGTGGAAAGGGATTGGTCTGGAGGTGTCGCTGCTCGCCCAGGGCGCAGACAAGCCACCCCGCATTCAGCCCGCTGCCTCCGGAGAGCAATGGCTGGTGAGCCGGCGGGCTGTGCAGTTGCCAAGCGGTGAACAGCGCTGGCTGGAGCTGCGTCAGAACGTGACTGCGTCACTGGAGCAGGAACGCACCACCCAGCTGCTGCTGGTGGCGGCAGCGGGGGTGTCGATCCTGTTCACGTCGCTGTTGTTGCGTCCCGTGCTGCGTCGTGGCCTGGTGGTCCCCCTCGATCAGTTGGATCAACAACTGCAGCGTCTGGAGGCCGACAACCTCGGAGAACACCTGTTGGATCCTGCAGCTCAGCCGGAAGAGTTGCGCTCGATGGCTATTGCGTTCAACAACTTGCAGCAACGGTTGGCGGCTGCCTGGAAGCGGGAGCGTGCGTTCGTGGATGGTGTCGCCCATGAGCTGCGCACCCCGATCACGGTGATTTCGGGCCATGCTCAGCGCCTGCAGCGTCAGTCCTTGCCGGAGTCTGCCCAGCGCTCTGCTGATCGAGTCAGCGCCGAAGCTCTGCGCATGACCCGGCTGCTGCGGGTGTTGCGGGATCTGGCCCTGATCGATGCCGGGCGTGTGCAGTTGCACGCCAGTGCTCTGGATCCTGAAGCGCAGTTGCTGCAGATCTACGAAACGTTGTCGACATCTGCTGCTGGACGTCTCCAGTTACCGCAACCTGCAGAGTCGCCATTGCCCGCGTTGTGGGCCGATGCCGACCGCCTGCAGCAATGCCTGCAGGAGCTGGTCGGCAACGCACTGGCCTACGCCTCCGGATCGATTCAGCTGCAGGCGCAGCACGACGGCGATCAGCTGGTGCTGCAAGTGCTGGATCAAGGCCCCGGTATTCGTGAAACGGAGCGGGCGTTGGTGCTGCAGCGTTTCAGGCGCGGCAGCACTGCCGCCGGCACCCGTGGCACTGGGATTGGTCTGGCCTTGGTGGATGCATGGATGCGGGCGATGGATGGTGAGGTCGTAATCGCCGAAGCACCTGGCGGTGGTGCTGATCTGCAGTTGCGCTTCAGCTGGGCTCCACCCGAGCCATGA
- a CDS encoding response regulator transcription factor, whose product MADAAASRLLIVDDDPELLQLLCDELSESGWDCHVANCGSDALLQLRQERFDLVVLDWTLPDFEGIEICRRLRSSGDTTPVLMLTAHDDVDERVQALDLGVDDYLTKPFELKELQARVRAQLRRSNYSTSEPSIESLSLGDLRIDLLSRDVRRGEKQLKLSQREFDLLAYLVQHHDQVQPRQTILDNVWGAPFVGDPNTLDVYMGYLRRKVEMSGQPTLLHTIRGVGFMARVEPS is encoded by the coding sequence ATGGCTGATGCTGCCGCGAGCCGGCTGTTGATCGTCGATGACGATCCCGAACTGCTGCAGCTGCTGTGCGACGAGCTCAGTGAGAGCGGTTGGGACTGCCATGTCGCCAACTGCGGCAGTGATGCGCTGCTGCAGCTCCGGCAGGAGCGCTTCGATCTGGTGGTGCTGGACTGGACCCTGCCCGATTTCGAAGGCATCGAGATCTGCCGGCGCCTACGCAGCAGCGGCGACACCACCCCCGTGCTGATGCTCACGGCTCACGACGATGTGGATGAGCGAGTGCAGGCCTTGGACCTGGGGGTCGATGACTACCTCACCAAACCGTTCGAGCTGAAGGAACTGCAGGCCCGCGTGCGCGCCCAGCTGCGGCGCAGCAACTACAGCACCAGCGAACCATCAATAGAGAGCCTCAGCTTGGGGGACCTGCGCATCGATCTGCTTTCACGCGACGTGCGCCGAGGCGAGAAGCAGCTGAAGCTGTCGCAGCGGGAATTCGATCTGCTGGCCTATCTCGTGCAACACCACGATCAGGTGCAACCCCGGCAAACGATCCTGGACAACGTATGGGGAGCACCGTTCGTGGGCGATCCCAACACCTTGGATGTCTACATGGGCTATCTGCGCCGCAAGGTGGAGATGTCTGGCCAGCCAACGCTGCTGCATACCATTCGCGGCGTCGGCTTCATGGCTCGGGTGGAGCCCAGCTGA
- a CDS encoding prepilin-type N-terminal cleavage/methylation domain-containing protein, with amino-acid sequence MTRSQAGFTLIELLCVVALLGLMVSLPLVTSGSDRDRLQLDAAARRLLLGLERARSVARREQMACGIALSVDAWSAPEAEALQSELPPCPGVSVALQEVLHQGPIQLHTNLPAVMRVSANGLLLDGGTTVLSHGRLDHTRCLVVSLPLGVSRLGRYQGGPPAEGQRLSSRRCLPDSQEA; translated from the coding sequence ATGACCCGTTCTCAAGCCGGATTCACGTTGATTGAGCTGCTCTGCGTGGTGGCCTTGCTGGGGCTGATGGTGTCGCTTCCCTTGGTCACCAGCGGAAGCGACCGTGATCGTTTGCAGCTCGATGCCGCCGCCCGTCGTCTGTTGCTCGGTCTGGAGAGGGCCCGCTCCGTGGCGCGACGGGAGCAGATGGCCTGCGGCATCGCTTTGAGCGTTGATGCCTGGAGTGCTCCTGAGGCGGAGGCGTTGCAGTCCGAGTTGCCCCCCTGCCCTGGCGTGTCTGTGGCGTTGCAGGAGGTCCTCCACCAGGGGCCGATCCAGTTGCACACCAACTTGCCTGCCGTCATGCGCGTGTCGGCCAACGGACTGCTGCTGGATGGCGGCACCACCGTGCTCAGCCATGGGCGCCTGGATCACACCCGTTGTTTGGTGGTGAGTCTGCCCCTGGGGGTGAGCAGGCTCGGCCGCTACCAAGGGGGGCCACCTGCTGAAGGCCAGCGTCTCAGCAGTCGGCGCTGCCTGCCCGATTCGCAGGAGGCTTGA
- a CDS encoding prepilin-type N-terminal cleavage/methylation domain-containing protein, with translation MRWRVQPIKTKGFTLIELMLALSLGSLLFALMLRLIGADLRLGQAMAQHWRETSRQQRSLELIREELALAHGWMLDPPLSMRWPCPMAGRRPVLAIATQADDPQARGEQVIVYAVGPAPDRIWRGQVLMRCGPGYSLDGVPTLQGAFQNRVLLDALPQDSSVGFQVHQHPTLPVLELEIEQELPAASGGSRILRRRLAA, from the coding sequence ATGCGATGGCGCGTGCAGCCGATCAAGACGAAGGGATTCACCCTCATCGAGCTGATGTTGGCCCTCAGCCTGGGTAGCTTGCTGTTTGCGTTGATGCTCCGACTCATCGGTGCGGATCTGCGCTTGGGGCAGGCCATGGCCCAGCATTGGCGCGAAACAAGTCGGCAGCAGCGCAGCCTTGAGCTGATCCGCGAGGAACTGGCCCTAGCCCATGGCTGGATGCTGGATCCGCCGCTTTCGATGCGCTGGCCCTGTCCCATGGCGGGACGACGACCCGTGCTCGCCATTGCCACCCAGGCTGACGATCCACAGGCCCGTGGCGAGCAGGTGATCGTCTATGCCGTTGGCCCTGCACCTGACCGCATCTGGCGCGGACAGGTGCTGATGCGCTGCGGCCCTGGTTACAGCCTTGATGGCGTGCCTACCCTTCAGGGTGCCTTCCAGAACCGGGTTCTGCTGGATGCACTGCCCCAAGACTCCAGCGTTGGTTTCCAGGTGCACCAGCACCCGACGCTTCCGGTGCTGGAACTGGAGATCGAGCAGGAACTGCCGGCAGCGTCCGGGGGGAGCAGGATTCTGCGCCGACGCCTTGCGGCCTGA
- a CDS encoding sensor histidine kinase KdpD codes for MPWRRSAAIASTRSIQRRLERTGVVALLLGYGLLLAVNLQLFREQRYQRQLQTMRRAERLLRSSEDQQNSQALRRILSDFSSFDLVLWGHPDGFPAGLVMPQSSNNDRLASSPGLLLQAEARSDQSMAPQLFEHDERSYMLSSEEINWGGTPWRFHLLRDVSDAVAFQRQLNGLLLLAAVLASVVSILINRGGIRRGLDPLKRFGESLASVRSNSLQQQRFQPEQQPDELQPLAMAFNNLLDRLAESFDRQKQFASTVSHELRNPITLIAGYSRRLLRRADNLSDEQCHQLAIVEEESRRLGHLVTDLLALTRAEMGHLQMNLQPLYVCDAVQQAIALCEGSGEQRFSLCLPENLDPHTIHALADRDQVVQCLVNLIENACKYSPPQSPVEIGCRREQSMVLLSVRDHGPGVPADERDQVFERFQRGRNKGEIPGTGIGLAVVNTLIEQMGGSVSVQDAEGGGAVFVLALKTCAAPPAAAPVPVR; via the coding sequence ATGCCTTGGCGCCGATCAGCGGCGATCGCTTCGACGCGTTCGATTCAACGCCGGCTGGAGCGCACCGGGGTGGTGGCGCTGTTGTTGGGGTATGGCCTGCTGCTGGCGGTGAATCTGCAACTGTTCCGGGAGCAGCGCTATCAACGCCAACTGCAGACCATGCGCAGGGCAGAACGGCTGCTGCGCAGCAGCGAGGATCAACAGAATTCGCAAGCACTCAGGCGGATTCTCAGCGATTTTTCGTCGTTCGACCTGGTGCTCTGGGGGCATCCCGATGGCTTCCCTGCCGGCCTTGTGATGCCGCAATCCAGCAACAACGATCGCCTGGCGTCGAGCCCAGGGTTGTTGCTGCAGGCGGAGGCGCGATCCGACCAGAGCATGGCTCCTCAGCTGTTTGAGCATGACGAGCGCAGTTACATGCTCAGCAGCGAAGAGATCAACTGGGGCGGCACGCCTTGGCGGTTTCATCTGCTCCGCGATGTGAGCGATGCGGTCGCTTTTCAGCGGCAACTCAACGGGCTGTTGTTGCTGGCAGCGGTGTTGGCGTCTGTGGTGTCGATCCTGATCAACCGAGGCGGAATTCGGCGCGGTTTGGATCCGCTCAAGCGCTTTGGTGAGTCGCTGGCATCGGTGCGTTCGAATTCCCTGCAGCAGCAGCGCTTCCAACCCGAGCAGCAACCTGATGAGCTTCAGCCTTTGGCGATGGCCTTCAACAACCTGCTGGATCGTTTGGCGGAGTCGTTCGATCGCCAGAAGCAATTCGCCAGCACGGTGAGCCATGAACTGCGCAATCCCATCACCTTGATCGCCGGTTACAGCCGACGCCTATTACGCCGTGCCGACAATCTCAGCGATGAGCAGTGCCACCAGCTGGCCATTGTTGAAGAGGAAAGTCGCCGGCTGGGGCACCTGGTGACGGATCTGCTGGCGCTCACCCGTGCCGAAATGGGCCATCTGCAGATGAATCTGCAGCCGCTGTACGTTTGCGATGCCGTGCAGCAGGCCATCGCCCTTTGCGAAGGATCCGGCGAACAACGCTTTTCTCTCTGTCTGCCGGAGAACCTCGATCCCCACACGATCCATGCCCTCGCCGATCGCGATCAGGTGGTGCAGTGCTTGGTGAATCTGATTGAAAACGCCTGCAAATACAGCCCGCCGCAGTCCCCTGTTGAGATCGGCTGTCGGCGTGAGCAGTCGATGGTGTTGCTCAGCGTGCGCGATCACGGACCCGGCGTCCCCGCCGATGAGCGGGATCAGGTGTTTGAGCGCTTCCAGCGCGGCCGCAACAAGGGAGAGATCCCTGGCACCGGCATCGGCCTGGCGGTGGTCAATACGCTGATCGAGCAGATGGGCGGCAGCGTGTCTGTGCAGGATGCGGAGGGCGGCGGTGCTGTCTTCGTGCTTGCCCTCAAAACGTGCGCGGCTCCTCCTGCTGCTGCTCCGGTTCCTGTTCGCTGA
- a CDS encoding HAMP domain-containing sensor histidine kinase, translating to MKQTDRWRSRLTGSMLGQLQLATYAAVLLGFTGATTTGLLLSERNQKRLGESELRAAADAVAQAWPSNSKGDLATMQATLKHHSSRRTHLWLEQPSGSLITPSEGPHPIPKELVPDAMAANPQRRAGQVEVITVNGRDYLTLLTRHVNDGPWLWSSTEITSVGTAQSEYLAWMIVIWGGSLGASLLLVSVLVKRITRPLQELSARSAELTADALNHAGLPVPKGPAELTQLTRTYNALTQRLAQSWSQQRQFVSAVSHELQTPLTLVSGSLRRVLRKAPDLEPALSQRLRDAEEETRSMQQLLNDLLDLSRSDSGRLQVKQEPVALRPLLATVVRVQAQTLDRTIQLALPTGNGDASEPLECALADEARLHQVLLNLIENAHKYSPPDLPIQLRLLKHHHALILEVEDRGIGIPHADQAQIFDRFHRGSNTAGQSGSGIGLSVVQLLVNAMGGSISMTSEPGMGSCFRIQLQEAP from the coding sequence ATGAAGCAGACCGACCGCTGGCGCTCACGTCTGACGGGCTCGATGCTCGGCCAATTGCAACTGGCGACCTATGCCGCCGTGCTGCTGGGATTCACCGGTGCCACCACCACAGGGTTGTTGTTGAGCGAACGCAACCAAAAGCGGCTGGGGGAGAGCGAACTGCGGGCAGCGGCGGACGCCGTGGCACAAGCGTGGCCATCCAACAGCAAGGGCGATCTCGCCACGATGCAGGCAACGCTTAAACACCACTCGAGCCGGCGGACCCATCTCTGGCTGGAGCAACCCAGCGGCAGCCTGATCACGCCGTCTGAAGGACCTCACCCCATCCCCAAGGAACTGGTGCCGGACGCCATGGCCGCGAACCCACAGCGGCGTGCCGGCCAGGTGGAGGTGATCACCGTGAATGGACGTGACTACCTCACCCTGCTCACACGCCATGTGAATGACGGGCCCTGGCTGTGGAGCAGCACGGAAATCACCAGTGTGGGCACAGCCCAGAGCGAATATCTGGCCTGGATGATCGTGATCTGGGGCGGATCCCTGGGGGCCTCTTTGCTGCTGGTGAGCGTGCTGGTGAAGCGGATCACCCGCCCCCTGCAGGAGCTCAGCGCCCGCAGCGCCGAGCTGACCGCCGACGCGCTCAACCACGCCGGCCTGCCAGTGCCCAAAGGCCCTGCTGAACTCACCCAGCTCACCCGCACCTACAACGCGCTGACGCAACGACTGGCGCAGTCATGGAGCCAGCAACGCCAGTTCGTCAGCGCCGTGAGCCATGAACTGCAAACCCCACTGACCCTGGTGTCGGGCTCGCTCAGACGGGTCTTGCGCAAGGCGCCAGACCTGGAACCAGCTCTGTCCCAACGGCTCCGCGATGCCGAAGAAGAGACCCGCAGCATGCAGCAGCTGCTCAACGACCTACTGGATCTCTCACGCAGTGATTCAGGCCGCCTGCAGGTAAAACAGGAACCGGTGGCCTTAAGGCCATTGTTGGCCACGGTGGTGCGTGTGCAGGCCCAAACACTGGATCGCACGATCCAGCTCGCGCTACCGACCGGCAACGGCGACGCATCGGAGCCGTTGGAGTGCGCCCTGGCTGATGAGGCTCGACTGCATCAGGTGCTGCTCAATCTGATTGAGAACGCGCACAAATATTCGCCACCGGACCTGCCCATCCAGTTGCGCTTGCTGAAGCACCACCACGCCCTCATTCTCGAGGTGGAAGACCGCGGCATCGGCATTCCGCACGCGGATCAAGCGCAGATCTTCGATCGCTTCCACCGCGGTTCGAACACTGCTGGCCAAAGTGGGAGCGGCATCGGACTGTCGGTGGTGCAACTGCTGGTGAACGCCATGGGTGGCAGCATTTCAATGACAAGCGAACCGGGCATGGGCAGCTGCTTCCGGATCCAATTACAGGAGGCACCGTGA
- a CDS encoding ABC transporter permease, protein MARWGLVIVAIYALVAVVTPLLLSAGWLPDPNAGLDNPIYAPPSLQHWCGTDRLGRDVCVRTLQGSGVALQVVLLAVAIALVIGVPLGMVSGYLGGAVDRVLVLLMDTLYTLPVLLLSVVLAFLLGRGVPNAAAALCVVYVPQYFRVVRNQTAQVKAELFVEAARTLGAGPVWVLRRYLLRNVITSVPVLLTLNAADAVLVLGGLGFLGLGLPETVPEWGSDLNLALAAVPTGIWWTALYPGLAMFVLVLGLSFLGEGLEAWVSSTGRDAAK, encoded by the coding sequence ATGGCCCGCTGGGGTCTGGTGATCGTGGCGATTTATGCCCTCGTGGCCGTCGTCACTCCCTTGTTGCTGTCTGCTGGTTGGCTGCCCGATCCCAATGCCGGCCTCGACAATCCCATCTATGCCCCCCCATCGCTGCAGCACTGGTGCGGCACCGATCGACTCGGTCGTGATGTGTGTGTGCGCACGCTCCAGGGCAGTGGCGTCGCCCTTCAGGTGGTGCTGCTGGCGGTGGCGATTGCCTTGGTGATCGGGGTGCCGTTGGGGATGGTGAGCGGTTATCTCGGCGGTGCGGTGGACCGGGTGCTTGTGCTGCTGATGGACACCCTCTACACCTTGCCTGTGCTGTTGCTGTCGGTGGTGCTGGCTTTTTTGCTGGGCCGCGGCGTTCCCAATGCGGCAGCGGCGCTCTGCGTGGTGTACGTCCCTCAGTACTTCCGTGTGGTGCGCAACCAGACCGCCCAGGTGAAAGCCGAGTTGTTCGTGGAAGCGGCACGCACTCTTGGGGCTGGGCCGGTGTGGGTCCTGCGCCGTTATTTGCTGCGCAATGTGATTACCTCGGTGCCGGTGTTGCTCACCCTCAATGCCGCCGATGCGGTGCTGGTGCTGGGAGGCTTGGGTTTCCTGGGGCTGGGATTGCCCGAAACGGTGCCGGAATGGGGCAGTGATCTCAATTTGGCGTTAGCAGCCGTGCCCACCGGCATCTGGTGGACAGCCCTCTATCCCGGCTTGGCGATGTTCGTGCTGGTGCTCGGGCTGTCGTTCCTGGGTGAGGGTCTTGAAGCTTGGGTCAGCAGCACTGGCCGGGACGCTGCAAAATAG